A genomic region of Micromonospora sp. NBRC 110009 contains the following coding sequences:
- a CDS encoding MFS transporter: MAVAALSPTASRTSGANRSSRTATTVVLACLGVFCAYLQISAISVSLATIGRDLHASTTALQWVFDAFTIPVAALVLSFGVLGDLAGRKRIAIAGLALTVTGNLISLLAPGTGVLLTGRAIAGVGAAALLPATLALITHAVPEPARRGHYVAFWTGALNVGLAVGPFIAGVLLAHASWRWVFLPVTLVPLAVLILSACLLEDSRAAEGRRLDVPGQILAAAGIFALIYGVIEGGQQGWTSPQALVALPLAALVLTGFVLVEQRSPSPMLRPQLFRSPAFLASVLAGLLAMFSLIGSNFVLSLFLGAVQRLTPFGIALRLLCLYGAVLVTGQLAGRVLARTGPRTPLISGLLLAGVGLFTLRGVQPDSSLADLGWRLALLGLGFGLVLTSVTAAAVNAVPRHLAGMASAAINTFRQVGAALGPAILGVILTTATTSHLTTGAASISPGAFHTLAQEGLGGLTRLTVSPAGQAAIGHSAASAIHTCATVSGCGMLLAALLVATLMPRRTHD; the protein is encoded by the coding sequence ATGGCCGTAGCAGCACTGTCGCCGACCGCGTCTCGCACGTCCGGCGCGAACCGGTCCAGCCGGACGGCAACGACGGTGGTCCTGGCCTGCCTGGGCGTCTTCTGCGCATATCTCCAGATCAGCGCGATCTCGGTCAGCCTGGCCACCATCGGCCGGGATCTGCATGCCTCGACCACGGCACTGCAGTGGGTGTTCGACGCCTTCACCATCCCGGTTGCCGCCCTCGTGCTCAGCTTCGGTGTCCTCGGCGACCTCGCCGGCCGAAAGCGCATCGCCATCGCCGGTCTCGCACTCACCGTCACCGGCAACCTGATCAGTCTCCTCGCACCCGGCACCGGCGTACTGCTGACCGGACGGGCCATCGCGGGTGTCGGAGCCGCCGCCCTGCTACCCGCCACCCTCGCGCTGATCACGCACGCCGTACCCGAACCCGCCCGGCGCGGGCACTACGTCGCGTTCTGGACCGGCGCCCTCAACGTGGGCCTCGCCGTCGGCCCGTTCATCGCCGGCGTGCTCCTGGCGCACGCCTCGTGGCGCTGGGTCTTCCTGCCGGTGACGCTGGTGCCCCTGGCCGTACTGATCCTCAGCGCCTGCCTGCTCGAAGACTCACGTGCCGCGGAAGGCCGCCGCCTGGACGTCCCCGGCCAGATCCTGGCCGCGGCCGGCATCTTCGCGCTGATCTACGGCGTGATCGAGGGCGGCCAGCAGGGCTGGACCAGCCCGCAGGCCCTCGTTGCACTGCCACTCGCCGCCCTGGTCCTGACCGGATTCGTACTCGTCGAACAGCGCAGCCCCTCGCCTATGCTGCGCCCGCAACTGTTCCGCTCCCCGGCGTTCCTCGCCTCGGTCCTGGCCGGCCTGCTGGCCATGTTCAGCCTCATCGGCTCGAACTTCGTTCTCAGCCTCTTCCTCGGCGCGGTGCAACGGTTGACGCCGTTTGGCATCGCACTGCGGCTGCTGTGCCTGTACGGCGCGGTACTCGTCACCGGGCAACTCGCGGGCCGTGTCCTGGCCCGCACCGGCCCGCGCACGCCGCTGATCAGCGGGCTGCTGCTGGCGGGCGTGGGCCTGTTCACCCTGCGCGGCGTCCAGCCCGACAGCTCCCTGGCCGACCTGGGATGGCGCCTGGCCCTGCTCGGCCTGGGCTTCGGGCTCGTGCTCACCTCCGTGACAGCCGCCGCCGTCAACGCCGTCCCCCGCCACCTCGCCGGCATGGCCAGTGCCGCCATCAACACCTTCCGGCAGGTGGGTGCCGCCCTCGGCCCCGCGATTCTCGGCGTCATCCTCACGACCGCGACCACGTCCCACCTGACGACCGGCGCCGCGTCCATCAGCCCCGGTGCCTTCCACACGCTGGCCCAGGAAGGACTCGGCGGACTCACCCGCCTGACCGTTTCCCCCGCGGGCCAGGCCGCCATCGGCCACAGCGCCGCGAGCGCGATCCACACCTGCGCCACCGTCAGCGGATGCGGAATGCTCCTGGCCGCACTCCTCGTCGCCACCCTGATGCCGCGCCGCACCCACGACTAG
- a CDS encoding TraR/DksA family transcriptional regulator: protein MHDAESPREALQRARHETELQIAALTRDLTGVIDASRSSNADDEHDPEGATIAFERAQVAALLSAARRRLAELDAAGERLDGGTYGRCERCGSPIPAERLAVRPSARTCVSCAR from the coding sequence ATGCATGACGCGGAATCGCCTCGGGAGGCGTTGCAACGCGCACGGCACGAGACCGAGCTGCAGATTGCGGCACTGACCCGCGACCTGACCGGGGTCATCGACGCCTCCCGCTCCTCCAACGCCGACGACGAACACGATCCTGAAGGCGCGACCATCGCGTTCGAGCGGGCGCAGGTGGCCGCGCTGCTGTCCGCCGCGCGTCGACGCCTCGCCGAGTTGGATGCCGCCGGGGAACGACTGGACGGGGGCACGTACGGCAGGTGTGAGCGATGCGGCTCACCGATCCCGGCGGAACGGCTTGCGGTACGCCCGTCCGCGCGTACCTGCGTCAGCTGCGCCCGCTGA
- the pdxY gene encoding pyridoxal kinase PdxY: protein MKILSIQSSVAYGHVGNSAAAFPLQRLGHEIWPVLTVHFSNHTGYGAWRGPLLAPADVADVIAGIEDRGVLGTADAVLSGYQGDPAMGAVILDAVDRVKAANPNAVYCCDPVMGDVGRGMFVRPGIPEYLRDTVVPRADIITPNQFELEFLSGRTTNTLPDLLAAVDAVRATGPRHVLVTSVLHGDVPEGSLEVVAVSDDGAWAVTTPLLPISPNGGGDITAALYLAHLFTTNSPETALERTTNSIFAVLEATLAAGTRELQLIAAQDAIADPPTKFTARRLR, encoded by the coding sequence GTGAAGATCCTGTCCATCCAGTCCTCGGTGGCCTACGGCCACGTCGGCAACTCCGCTGCCGCCTTCCCACTGCAGCGGCTCGGGCACGAGATCTGGCCGGTGCTCACCGTGCACTTCTCCAACCACACCGGGTACGGCGCCTGGCGCGGCCCGCTGCTGGCACCGGCCGACGTCGCCGACGTCATCGCGGGCATCGAGGACCGCGGCGTCCTCGGCACCGCCGACGCAGTCCTCTCCGGCTACCAGGGCGACCCGGCGATGGGCGCGGTGATCCTCGACGCCGTCGACCGGGTGAAGGCGGCCAACCCGAACGCCGTGTACTGCTGCGACCCCGTGATGGGCGACGTCGGCCGCGGCATGTTCGTCCGGCCCGGCATCCCCGAATACCTCCGCGACACCGTCGTCCCGCGCGCGGACATCATCACCCCGAACCAGTTCGAACTCGAGTTCCTCTCGGGCCGCACGACCAACACGCTGCCGGACCTGCTGGCGGCGGTCGACGCCGTACGTGCGACGGGGCCACGGCACGTGCTGGTCACCAGCGTGCTGCACGGCGACGTACCCGAGGGGTCGCTGGAGGTGGTGGCCGTGTCGGACGACGGCGCCTGGGCGGTCACCACGCCGCTCCTGCCGATCAGCCCGAACGGGGGCGGCGACATCACCGCCGCGCTGTATCTGGCCCACCTGTTCACGACCAATTCGCCCGAGACGGCGCTGGAGCGGACCACCAACTCGATCTTCGCCGTGCTGGAGGCCACCCTCGCGGCGGGTACCCGGGAACTCCAGCTGATCGCCGCCCAGGACGCGATCGCCGACCCGCCGACGAAGTTCACCGCCCGCCGGCTGCGCTGA
- a CDS encoding GNAT family N-acetyltransferase codes for MPLLTTPALTPGALAHRPQPDIPADGLLLRPWRPDDLPAVRAAYTDPDIRRWHCRTMTDDEARAWLTAWPHRWHAETGAGWAVTDTTGVLGQISLRQIDLAEGRGEVSYWVLPTARGHHVAARALTALTTWSLHQAGLHRLWLRHSTANPASCRVADRAGLTAEGTNRGAARHADGWHDMHLHARLRTDT; via the coding sequence ATGCCGCTGCTCACCACCCCGGCGCTGACCCCCGGCGCCCTGGCCCACCGGCCACAACCCGACATCCCCGCCGACGGCCTGCTGCTGCGCCCCTGGCGCCCCGACGACCTGCCCGCCGTCCGCGCCGCCTACACCGACCCGGACATCCGCCGCTGGCACTGCCGCACCATGACCGACGACGAGGCCCGCGCCTGGCTCACCGCCTGGCCGCACCGCTGGCACGCCGAGACCGGCGCCGGCTGGGCCGTCACCGACACCACCGGCGTCCTCGGACAGATCAGCCTCCGCCAGATCGACCTCGCCGAGGGACGGGGGGAGGTGTCGTACTGGGTGCTCCCCACCGCCCGCGGCCACCACGTCGCCGCCCGCGCCCTGACCGCCCTCACCACCTGGAGCCTCCACCAGGCCGGACTGCACCGGCTCTGGCTGCGCCACTCCACCGCCAACCCGGCCTCCTGCCGGGTGGCCGACCGCGCCGGCCTCACCGCCGAGGGCACCAACCGCGGCGCCGCCCGGCACGCCGACGGCTGGCACGACATGCACCTGCACGCCCGGCTGCGCACCGACACCTGA
- a CDS encoding OFA family MFS transporter, with protein MLSALDRRHTVAPPGYSRWLIPPAALAIHLCIGQVYATSVYKNSLIAHFDASQTAIGIIFSIAIVMLGLSAAVAGTWVEANGPRKAMFVSACFWAAGFLVGALGIATKQLWLLYLGYGVLGGIGLGIGYISPVSTLIKWFPDRPGLATGLAIMGFGGGAMVASPLSRQLLSFYDAGYDPANAGSTASGSALVWLFVTLGLGYFVIMMFGVFNVRVPAADWRPVGFDPARVAAKPLVTTANVSAANAVKTRSFWLLWVVLFCNVTAGIGILEQASPMIQDFFRDNGTSTVSVAAAGGFVGLLSLFNMAGRFVWSSTSDVIGRKPIYLVYLGVGMVLYVLLALFGQLATALFVLLACVILSFYGGGFATVPAYLRDLFGTFEVGAIHGRLLTAWSAAGVAGPLIVNAFLDAQGKPGTLTAAAYRPALFTMVGVLAVGFVANLLIQPVPERFHEPASGRDGSEGTEPVAAERSAS; from the coding sequence ATGCTTTCCGCACTCGATCGTCGGCACACCGTCGCGCCGCCCGGGTACAGCCGTTGGCTGATTCCGCCGGCGGCATTGGCGATCCATCTCTGCATCGGGCAGGTCTACGCGACCAGCGTCTACAAGAATTCCCTGATCGCGCACTTCGACGCCAGTCAGACGGCGATCGGGATCATCTTCAGCATCGCCATCGTGATGCTCGGGTTGTCGGCCGCGGTGGCGGGCACCTGGGTGGAGGCGAACGGGCCGCGGAAGGCGATGTTCGTCTCGGCGTGCTTCTGGGCGGCCGGTTTCCTGGTCGGGGCGCTGGGCATCGCGACGAAGCAGTTGTGGCTGCTCTACCTGGGGTACGGGGTGCTGGGTGGGATCGGCCTGGGCATCGGGTACATCTCCCCTGTCTCGACGTTGATCAAGTGGTTCCCGGACCGGCCGGGCCTGGCGACGGGTCTGGCGATCATGGGGTTCGGGGGTGGGGCGATGGTGGCCTCTCCCCTGTCCCGGCAGTTGCTGTCGTTCTACGACGCGGGGTACGACCCGGCGAACGCGGGTTCGACGGCGTCGGGTTCGGCGCTGGTGTGGCTGTTCGTGACATTGGGCCTCGGCTACTTCGTGATCATGATGTTCGGGGTGTTCAACGTGCGGGTGCCGGCGGCGGACTGGCGGCCGGTGGGGTTCGATCCGGCGCGGGTGGCGGCGAAGCCGCTGGTGACCACGGCGAACGTGTCGGCGGCGAACGCGGTGAAGACGCGGTCGTTCTGGCTGTTGTGGGTGGTGCTGTTCTGCAACGTGACGGCGGGGATCGGGATCCTGGAGCAGGCGAGTCCGATGATCCAGGACTTCTTCCGGGACAACGGGACCTCGACGGTGTCGGTGGCCGCGGCCGGCGGGTTCGTGGGGCTGCTGTCGCTGTTCAACATGGCGGGCCGGTTCGTGTGGTCGTCGACGTCGGATGTGATCGGCCGTAAGCCGATCTACCTGGTCTATCTGGGCGTCGGGATGGTGCTGTACGTGCTGCTGGCCCTGTTCGGGCAGTTGGCGACGGCGTTGTTCGTGCTGCTGGCGTGCGTGATCCTGTCGTTCTACGGCGGTGGGTTCGCGACGGTGCCGGCGTATCTGCGGGATCTGTTCGGCACGTTCGAGGTGGGCGCGATCCACGGCCGGTTGTTGACGGCGTGGTCGGCGGCGGGGGTGGCCGGTCCGCTGATCGTGAACGCGTTCCTGGACGCGCAGGGCAAGCCGGGCACGTTGACGGCGGCGGCGTACCGGCCGGCGTTGTTCACGATGGTCGGCGTGTTGGCGGTGGGGTTCGTCGCGAACCTGTTGATCCAGCCGGTGCCGGAGCGGTTCCATGAGCCGGCGTCGGGCCGGGACGGGTCGGAGGGTACGGAGCCGGTGGCGGCGGAGAGGAGTGCGTCGTGA
- a CDS encoding MFS transporter small subunit, whose translation MNEVGGGQQVRLVVSWLVVSALLGYGVVQTLITAMKLFTH comes from the coding sequence GTGAACGAGGTCGGTGGCGGGCAGCAGGTGCGGCTCGTGGTGTCGTGGCTGGTGGTGTCGGCGCTGTTGGGTTACGGGGTGGTGCAGACGCTGATCACGGCGATGAAGTTGTTCACCCACTAG
- a CDS encoding SDR family NAD(P)-dependent oxidoreductase encodes MTSVTIITGGSRGIGAATARRLATGGHDVAIGYRRDHAAAKAVLADIHAAGRRGVAVPADTTDPDQVQRLFDVAADLGPLTGLVNNAGITSPIGPFTDLRVDDLRQVVDVNLIGYVLCAQHAARTMTRGGAIVNVSSAAATLGSPGEYIHYAAVKAATDTLTVGLAKELAPRGIRVNAVAPGIVRTDIHALSGVPDRADSAAGRVPLGRAGEPDEIAGTIAFLLGPDASYTTGAVLRVAGGL; translated from the coding sequence TTGACCTCCGTCACCATCATCACCGGCGGAAGCCGCGGCATCGGCGCCGCCACCGCCCGCCGGCTCGCCACCGGCGGCCACGACGTCGCCATCGGCTACCGCCGCGACCACGCCGCCGCCAAGGCCGTCCTCGCCGACATCCACGCCGCCGGCCGCCGCGGTGTCGCCGTCCCCGCCGACACCACCGACCCCGACCAGGTGCAACGCCTCTTCGACGTCGCCGCCGACCTCGGCCCCCTCACCGGCCTGGTCAACAACGCCGGCATCACCAGCCCGATCGGCCCCTTCACCGACCTGCGCGTCGACGACCTGCGCCAGGTCGTCGACGTCAACCTCATCGGATACGTGCTCTGCGCCCAGCACGCCGCCCGCACGATGACCCGCGGCGGCGCCATCGTCAACGTCTCCTCCGCCGCCGCCACCCTCGGCAGCCCCGGCGAATACATCCACTACGCCGCCGTCAAGGCCGCCACCGACACCCTCACCGTCGGCCTCGCCAAGGAACTCGCCCCCCGCGGCATCCGCGTCAACGCCGTCGCCCCCGGCATCGTCCGCACCGACATCCACGCCCTCTCCGGCGTACCCGACCGGGCCGACAGCGCCGCCGGACGCGTCCCGCTCGGCCGCGCCGGCGAACCCGACGAGATCGCCGGCACCATCGCCTTCCTCCTCGGCCCCGACGCCTCCTACACCACCGGTGCCGTGCTGCGCGTCGCCGGTGGCCTCTGA
- a CDS encoding patatin-like phospholipase family protein, whose translation MTRALVLGGGGVTGVAWELGLLAGLAERGLDLTDADVVVGTSAGSVVGAQVCSGTPVRELYAAQLRAPRGEVAARLGVGVLLRWAWAGARGRDEARARVGAMALAARTPSEASRRAVIEARLPVREWPARRLLVTAVDAASGEFVVFEAGSGVSLVDAVGASCAVPGVWPPVTIGDRRYVDGGVRSAVNADLARDSEAVVVLAPVSSGFGPAPRLAAQVAGLRSAGSRVAVVAPVAGARRAIGRNVLDPARRAGAARAGFAQAAAVAGEVAAVWG comes from the coding sequence ATGACGCGAGCGTTGGTGCTGGGTGGCGGCGGGGTGACCGGGGTGGCCTGGGAGTTGGGGCTGCTGGCGGGCCTGGCGGAGCGCGGCCTGGACCTGACGGACGCGGACGTGGTGGTGGGCACGTCGGCGGGGTCGGTGGTCGGGGCGCAGGTGTGTTCCGGGACGCCGGTGCGGGAGTTGTACGCGGCCCAGCTGCGCGCGCCGCGGGGTGAGGTGGCGGCCCGGTTGGGGGTGGGTGTGCTGCTGCGCTGGGCGTGGGCGGGCGCTCGGGGGCGGGACGAGGCGCGGGCCCGGGTCGGGGCGATGGCGCTGGCGGCGCGTACTCCGTCGGAGGCGTCGCGGCGCGCGGTCATCGAGGCGCGGTTGCCGGTCCGGGAGTGGCCGGCGCGGCGGCTGCTGGTCACGGCGGTGGACGCCGCCTCGGGCGAGTTCGTGGTGTTCGAGGCGGGCAGCGGGGTGTCGTTGGTGGACGCGGTGGGGGCGAGCTGCGCGGTGCCGGGGGTGTGGCCGCCGGTCACCATCGGCGACCGCCGGTACGTCGACGGTGGGGTGCGGTCGGCGGTGAACGCGGACCTGGCGCGGGATTCGGAGGCGGTGGTGGTGCTCGCGCCGGTGTCGTCGGGGTTCGGTCCGGCGCCGCGGTTGGCGGCGCAGGTGGCCGGATTGCGGTCGGCGGGGTCTCGGGTGGCGGTGGTGGCCCCGGTCGCGGGGGCGCGGCGGGCGATCGGCCGCAACGTGCTGGATCCGGCCCGGCGGGCGGGGGCGGCGCGGGCGGGGTTCGCGCAGGCGGCGGCGGTGGCCGGTGAGGTGGCGGCGGTCTGGGGCTGA
- a CDS encoding peroxiredoxin: MGVGVGDLVEDFALPDETGTVRRLSEFLAAGPVVLFFYPAAMTRGCTAESCHFRDLAAEFAAVGARRVGISRDPVEKQAEFSRRHGFDYPLLSDVDGAVAEAFGVRRRLPLGALSTRRMTFVIGPDRRVLAVVHSELSMNEHADAALRALGG; encoded by the coding sequence GTGGGTGTGGGTGTCGGGGATCTGGTCGAGGACTTCGCGCTGCCGGACGAGACGGGCACGGTGCGGCGGCTGTCGGAGTTCCTGGCGGCGGGTCCCGTGGTGCTGTTCTTCTACCCGGCGGCGATGACCCGCGGGTGCACGGCGGAGAGCTGCCACTTCCGGGACCTGGCGGCGGAGTTCGCGGCGGTCGGCGCGCGGCGGGTGGGGATCAGCCGGGATCCGGTGGAGAAGCAGGCGGAGTTCTCCCGGCGGCACGGTTTCGACTATCCGCTGCTGTCGGACGTCGACGGGGCGGTGGCGGAGGCGTTCGGGGTGCGGCGGCGGCTGCCGCTGGGGGCGTTGAGCACGCGCCGGATGACGTTCGTGATCGGCCCGGACCGGCGGGTCCTCGCCGTGGTGCACAGCGAGCTGAGCATGAACGAGCACGCCGACGCGGCGTTGCGCGCCCTGGGGGGTTGA
- a CDS encoding GNAT family N-acetyltransferase, with translation MTDLVIRPLVAGEEHLFDTLSDPGLVGRAILGETYADGRYRPEWTWVALRDGKVVARAAWWAGPDDPAPLALDWFDFTDAQAAVELLRTAPLRAEYSILLPPGWRDDPPVHAQAQARIDAATAAGLRVLVERYRYRWTSDYGLPARPGRLEFRPEPDDAVILDVLRRIGEGSLDAHYRHAAAEHGPDAAAREDLDLLRWLPSPRDWWQLAWTPGGELAGIVVPARNQTHHIVGFVGVLPGQRGHGYAYDLLVEATHRLVEAGAQEIVAATDQGNTPMAATFARAGYPIAWERVDLV, from the coding sequence ATGACCGACCTGGTCATCCGCCCGCTCGTCGCGGGCGAGGAACACCTCTTCGACACCCTTTCCGACCCGGGGCTGGTCGGGCGGGCCATACTCGGCGAGACGTACGCCGACGGCCGCTACCGCCCGGAGTGGACCTGGGTGGCCCTGCGCGACGGGAAGGTCGTGGCCCGGGCCGCCTGGTGGGCCGGGCCCGACGATCCGGCGCCGCTGGCGCTGGACTGGTTCGACTTCACCGACGCGCAGGCCGCCGTGGAGCTGCTGCGTACCGCGCCGCTGCGCGCCGAGTACTCGATCCTGCTGCCGCCCGGGTGGCGGGACGATCCGCCGGTCCACGCCCAGGCGCAGGCCCGGATCGACGCGGCGACGGCCGCCGGCCTGCGGGTGCTGGTCGAGCGGTACCGCTACCGGTGGACGTCCGACTACGGCCTGCCGGCGCGGCCCGGCCGGCTGGAGTTCCGGCCGGAGCCCGACGACGCGGTGATCCTGGACGTGCTGCGCCGCATCGGCGAGGGCAGCCTGGACGCGCACTACCGGCACGCCGCGGCCGAACACGGCCCGGACGCCGCCGCGCGGGAGGACCTGGACCTGCTGCGCTGGCTGCCGAGCCCGCGCGACTGGTGGCAGCTCGCCTGGACCCCTGGTGGGGAGCTCGCCGGCATCGTCGTGCCGGCCCGCAACCAGACCCACCACATCGTCGGGTTCGTCGGGGTGCTGCCCGGGCAGCGGGGCCACGGGTACGCCTACGACCTGCTGGTCGAGGCCACCCATCGGCTGGTCGAGGCGGGCGCGCAGGAGATCGTCGCGGCCACCGACCAGGGCAACACGCCGATGGCGGCCACCTTCGCCCGCGCCGGCTACCCGATCGCATGGGAACGCGTCGACCTGGTCTGA
- the cydB gene encoding cytochrome d ubiquinol oxidase subunit II: protein MELTTVWFLLVAVLFTGYFVLEGFDFGVGMLLPVLGRDDRERRVLINTIGPVWDGNEVWLITAGGAMFAAFPEWYATLFSGFYLPLLLILLALIARGVAFEYRHKRPEASWKRRWDRAIFVGSLLPAILWGVAFANILRGVPLDADHEYVGGLLDLLNPYALLGGVTTLGLFLTHGAVFLALKTTGDIRERAGALAVKVGAGTAVVAVAFLTWTLTIRSSAAAVVLAVGAALALLGGLAAARVGREGWAFTGTAVAIALAVATLFAALFPNVLPSTLDAAGTLTAGNAASTPYTLKIMTWVAVVFTPIVLAYQGWTYWVFRKRIGVQNIPQH from the coding sequence GTGGAACTGACCACCGTCTGGTTTCTCCTCGTCGCCGTGCTCTTCACCGGCTACTTCGTCCTCGAAGGCTTCGACTTCGGCGTCGGCATGCTGCTGCCCGTGCTCGGCCGCGACGACCGGGAACGCCGCGTCCTGATCAACACCATCGGCCCGGTCTGGGACGGCAACGAGGTCTGGCTGATCACCGCCGGCGGCGCCATGTTCGCGGCCTTCCCCGAGTGGTACGCCACCCTGTTCTCCGGCTTCTACCTGCCGCTGCTGCTGATCCTGCTCGCCCTCATCGCCCGCGGCGTCGCCTTCGAATACCGGCACAAGCGCCCCGAGGCGTCCTGGAAGCGCCGCTGGGACCGGGCCATCTTCGTCGGCTCGCTGCTGCCGGCGATCCTGTGGGGCGTCGCCTTCGCCAACATCCTGCGCGGCGTGCCGCTGGACGCCGACCACGAGTACGTCGGTGGCCTGCTCGACCTGCTCAACCCGTACGCCCTGCTCGGCGGCGTGACCACCCTGGGGCTGTTCCTCACCCACGGCGCGGTGTTCCTCGCCCTCAAGACCACCGGCGACATCCGCGAGCGCGCGGGCGCCCTCGCGGTCAAGGTCGGCGCCGGCACCGCCGTCGTCGCGGTGGCCTTCCTGACCTGGACGCTGACCATCCGGTCCAGCGCGGCCGCCGTCGTGCTCGCCGTGGGCGCCGCCCTCGCCCTGCTCGGCGGTCTCGCCGCCGCCCGGGTAGGCCGGGAGGGCTGGGCGTTCACCGGCACCGCCGTGGCCATCGCCCTGGCGGTGGCGACCCTGTTCGCCGCGCTGTTCCCGAACGTGCTGCCGTCCACCCTCGACGCCGCCGGCACGCTGACCGCCGGCAACGCCGCCTCCACCCCCTACACCCTGAAGATCATGACCTGGGTGGCGGTGGTGTTCACCCCGATCGTGCTGGCCTACCAGGGCTGGACCTACTGGGTGTTCCGCAAGCGGATCGGGGTACAGAACATCCCGCAACACTGA
- a CDS encoding cytochrome ubiquinol oxidase subunit I has translation MDALDVARWQFGVTTVYHFLFVPLTIGLSILVAILQTMWHRTGNERYLKLTKFYGKLFLINFAMGVVTGIVQEFQFGMNWSDYSRFVGDIFGAPLAIEALVAFFLESTFIGLWIFGWDRLPKRLHLAAIWAAAIGTNLSAYFILAANSFMQNPVGYRINPTTGRAELTDFVAVLTNKVALVTFPHTLAGAFLVAGSLIVAVGLWHVIRNRDSADTDAYRFATKFGAWVVMIASALVVFTGDIQGKIMTEVQPMKMAAAEGLYTTESPASFSVLTVGSLDGSREVFALKIPYLLSFLGTGDPNGTVQGINDLQAQYASQYGAGNYAPIIPVTYWSFRFMIGFGLAAAAIALLVLWTQRKGRTPTSRWLLRAGLVMPLLPLLANSFGWIFTEMGRQPWIVFGEMLTRNGVSRSVSLTEVLTSFTAFTLIYATLAVIEFKLLFRYAKAGVPDVTPAPVDDDTDDAERPLAFAY, from the coding sequence GTGGACGCGTTGGACGTCGCCCGCTGGCAGTTCGGTGTCACCACCGTCTACCACTTTCTCTTCGTGCCCTTGACCATCGGCCTGTCCATCCTGGTAGCCATCCTCCAGACGATGTGGCACCGCACCGGCAACGAGCGCTACCTCAAGCTCACCAAGTTCTACGGCAAGCTCTTCCTGATCAACTTCGCGATGGGCGTGGTCACCGGCATCGTGCAGGAGTTCCAGTTCGGGATGAACTGGAGCGACTACTCCCGCTTCGTGGGGGACATCTTCGGCGCGCCCCTGGCCATCGAGGCCCTGGTCGCGTTCTTCCTCGAATCGACCTTCATCGGGCTGTGGATCTTCGGCTGGGACCGGCTGCCCAAGCGGCTGCACCTGGCCGCCATCTGGGCCGCCGCCATCGGCACCAACCTGTCCGCGTACTTCATCCTGGCCGCGAACTCGTTCATGCAGAACCCCGTCGGCTACCGGATCAACCCCACCACCGGTCGGGCCGAGCTGACCGACTTCGTCGCCGTGCTCACCAACAAGGTCGCCCTGGTCACCTTCCCGCACACCCTGGCCGGCGCGTTCCTGGTGGCCGGGTCGCTGATCGTCGCGGTCGGCCTCTGGCACGTCATCCGCAACCGCGACAGCGCCGACACCGACGCCTACCGGTTCGCGACCAAGTTCGGCGCCTGGGTGGTCATGATCGCCTCGGCACTGGTGGTGTTCACCGGCGACATCCAGGGCAAGATCATGACCGAGGTGCAGCCGATGAAGATGGCCGCCGCCGAGGGCCTCTACACCACCGAGAGCCCCGCCTCGTTCTCCGTGCTCACCGTCGGCAGCCTCGACGGCAGCCGCGAGGTCTTCGCCCTCAAGATCCCGTACCTGCTGTCGTTCCTCGGCACCGGCGACCCCAACGGCACCGTGCAGGGCATCAACGACCTGCAGGCCCAGTACGCCAGCCAGTACGGCGCCGGCAACTACGCCCCGATCATCCCGGTCACCTACTGGAGCTTCCGCTTCATGATCGGCTTCGGGCTGGCGGCCGCCGCGATCGCCCTGCTGGTGCTCTGGACGCAGCGCAAGGGCCGCACCCCGACCAGCCGGTGGCTGCTGCGCGCCGGGCTGGTGATGCCGCTGCTGCCGCTGCTGGCCAACTCCTTCGGCTGGATCTTCACCGAGATGGGCCGCCAGCCGTGGATCGTCTTCGGCGAGATGCTCACCCGCAACGGCGTGTCCCGCAGCGTGTCGCTGACCGAGGTGCTCACCTCCTTCACCGCGTTCACCCTGATCTACGCCACCCTCGCCGTGATCGAGTTCAAGCTGCTGTTCCGCTACGCCAAGGCCGGCGTCCCCGACGTCACCCCGGCGCCCGTTGACGACGACACCGACGACGCCGAACGCCCGCTGGCGTTCGCCTACTGA